Proteins encoded together in one Bradyrhizobium sp. CB82 window:
- a CDS encoding adenylate kinase yields the protein MRIILLGPPGSGKGTQAQRLIERYGIVQLSTGEMLRAAVAAGTPVGLKAKEIMAGGGLVPDDVVVGIIADRIEQPDAKKGFILDGFPRTVPQAEALDELLKHRRLKLDAVIELRVNESALLDRVETRVAQMRERGEEIRVDDTPEVLTKRLASYRSQTEPLIHYYSERRKLSTVDGMMTIDEVTRAIHRLLLALGAVEPKNHAKSAQAKFKDKTAAKAGPAKPGAKKAAKTAKNSAKAAKKSGKAKKASGGAKKAAKKTVRRIAKKGPKKGPKKVTKKRAKR from the coding sequence ATGAGAATTATCCTTCTGGGACCGCCGGGGTCAGGCAAGGGGACCCAGGCGCAACGGCTGATTGAGCGCTACGGAATCGTGCAGCTCTCCACCGGTGAGATGCTTCGCGCTGCGGTTGCGGCGGGAACGCCGGTCGGACTGAAGGCGAAAGAGATCATGGCGGGCGGCGGCCTCGTGCCTGACGACGTCGTGGTCGGAATCATCGCCGATCGGATCGAGCAGCCCGATGCCAAGAAGGGTTTCATCCTTGACGGCTTCCCGCGCACCGTGCCGCAGGCCGAGGCGCTCGACGAGCTGCTGAAGCACCGGCGCCTCAAGCTCGACGCAGTGATCGAGCTCAGAGTCAACGAGAGCGCGCTGCTCGATCGTGTCGAGACGCGTGTCGCCCAGATGCGGGAGCGCGGCGAGGAAATCCGGGTCGACGACACCCCGGAGGTCCTGACCAAGCGGCTTGCCAGCTACCGCAGCCAGACGGAACCGCTGATTCACTACTACTCCGAGCGGCGCAAGCTTTCGACGGTCGATGGCATGATGACCATCGATGAGGTCACCCGCGCCATCCACCGCCTGCTCCTCGCGCTGGGGGCGGTCGAGCCCAAAAACCACGCTAAGTCGGCCCAGGCCAAGTTCAAGGATAAGACGGCGGCCAAGGCGGGTCCAGCCAAGCCGGGCGCAAAAAAGGCTGCCAAAACGGCCAAAAACTCCGCTAAAGCGGCCAAAAAGTCCGGCAAGGCCAAGAAGGCCAGCGGAGGCGCCAAAAAGGCTGCCAAGAAGACCGTCAGAAGGATCGCCAAAAAGGGTCCGAAGAAGGGTCCAAAAAAGGTCACGAAAAAGCGAGCTAAGCGCTAG